From one Bradyrhizobium sp. Ash2021 genomic stretch:
- a CDS encoding TetR/AcrR family transcriptional regulator: MSDKPDSKEKTIIAAAKLLRRQGYNGTALSDILAAAGSPRGSLYFHFPNGKEEIAVAALTYAGDSVRQAIAGAAKTSKSADEFLIRIVRGMAADLERSDFKEGCPIAPTALDMSGASEALTAAAGAAFQSWEQEIATSLQSFHFNAERAKLLATAALSQFEGALLLARTYRRLEPLQRAEEPIRALVQAFART; encoded by the coding sequence ATGAGCGACAAGCCTGATTCCAAAGAGAAAACCATCATCGCGGCGGCCAAACTCCTGCGTCGTCAGGGCTATAACGGCACCGCGCTGAGCGACATTCTGGCCGCAGCCGGCTCGCCCCGCGGTTCGCTCTATTTCCATTTCCCGAACGGCAAAGAAGAGATAGCGGTTGCTGCCCTGACATACGCCGGAGATTCTGTCCGCCAAGCCATCGCAGGGGCCGCAAAGACATCGAAGTCCGCCGATGAGTTCTTGATCCGGATCGTCCGTGGCATGGCGGCAGATCTGGAGCGATCCGATTTCAAGGAGGGATGCCCGATTGCGCCAACGGCGCTCGATATGTCAGGGGCATCGGAAGCGTTGACCGCAGCAGCGGGTGCCGCGTTTCAGAGCTGGGAGCAAGAGATCGCGACCAGTCTGCAGTCGTTCCACTTCAACGCCGAGCGCGCCAAGCTGCTGGCGACTGCAGCGCTGAGTCAGTTCGAGGGAGCGCTGCTGCTCGCGCGCACCTATCGCCGCCTGGAGCCCTTGCAGCGCGCCGAGGAGCCGATCCGAGCGCTGGTCCAGGCATTTGCCAGGACTTAG